The proteins below are encoded in one region of Winogradskyella helgolandensis:
- a CDS encoding energy transducer TonB — MEPKKNLKSDVSRNSSLFFAVGLTLMMGITYLAINYKTYDKVDVIADSLNLDDELDEEVPITEQIVTPPPPPPPPPAAPEIIEVVEDEEEVEETIIESTETEMETEIVEVEDVVVEEVEEDLEVPFSVIENVAVFPGCENKKGNAAKKDCMNEKVNKFIGRKFNTDLAGDLGLPPGKKRIFVQFKVDKSGNVTNIVARGPHPGLEKEAKRVIGQLPKMQPGKQRGKSVVMPFSIPIVFQVQD; from the coding sequence ATGGAACCTAAAAAGAATCTGAAATCAGATGTGAGTAGAAACAGTTCGCTGTTTTTTGCTGTTGGTCTTACCCTAATGATGGGTATTACCTACTTGGCAATCAATTATAAAACTTACGATAAAGTTGATGTTATTGCGGACTCGTTGAATCTTGATGATGAATTAGACGAAGAAGTGCCAATTACAGAACAAATTGTAACACCACCACCACCACCACCACCACCACCTGCAGCTCCAGAAATTATTGAGGTTGTTGAAGATGAGGAAGAGGTTGAGGAAACAATTATAGAATCTACAGAAACTGAAATGGAAACAGAAATTGTTGAAGTTGAAGATGTTGTTGTAGAAGAAGTAGAAGAAGATTTAGAGGTACCATTCTCAGTGATTGAAAATGTTGCGGTTTTTCCTGGTTGTGAAAATAAAAAGGGAAATGCAGCTAAAAAAGACTGTATGAACGAAAAGGTTAATAAATTTATCGGTAGAAAATTTAATACAGATTTAGCTGGCGATTTAGGATTACCTCCTGGTAAAAAAAGAATCTTTGTTCAGTTTAAAGTTGATAAATCTGGTAACGTAACAAATATTGTAGCTCGTGGTCCTCATCCAGGGTTAGAGAAAGAAGCAAAACGTGTTATTGGCCAATTGCCTAAAATGCAACCAGGTAAACAAAGAGGGAAATCAGTGGTAATGCCATTCTCAATTCCAATTGTATTCCAAGTACAAGACTAA
- a CDS encoding energy transducer TonB: protein MKKSNKDFSVAGQSATEAKKSQKHDANLQKNSSLYFQIGLILCLLGTYALFEMKFQEKVITYDPLEDNELAIIDVTPTFRAEIIQPEKTEPEVERSTKLIDDYEAVDNEKDIVEKKLITPEEQKPETQPFVPSSLPEEVDPEDDDVFVPFTLIEKVPVYPGCEKYTNNDERGKCMSDKITKLIGNKFNVDIGSEYGISGRQKISTQFTIDKFGNVSDIKIRGPHPALEKEANRVINKIPKMEPGLQRQVPVGVIYTLPIIFDARN from the coding sequence ATGAAAAAATCTAACAAAGACTTCAGTGTCGCTGGTCAGAGCGCTACTGAAGCAAAGAAATCACAAAAGCATGATGCAAATTTACAAAAAAACTCAAGCCTATATTTTCAAATTGGGCTCATTCTTTGTTTATTAGGTACGTATGCACTTTTTGAAATGAAGTTTCAAGAGAAGGTTATTACTTATGATCCTTTAGAAGACAATGAATTGGCAATTATAGATGTTACGCCAACTTTTAGAGCTGAGATTATTCAACCTGAAAAAACGGAGCCTGAAGTAGAAAGGAGCACAAAGTTAATTGATGATTATGAAGCGGTTGATAATGAAAAGGACATTGTAGAAAAGAAACTTATCACTCCAGAAGAGCAGAAACCAGAGACACAACCCTTTGTGCCAAGTAGTTTACCTGAAGAAGTAGATCCTGAAGATGACGATGTTTTTGTGCCCTTCACGTTAATTGAAAAAGTTCCAGTATATCCAGGATGCGAGAAATACACAAATAATGATGAGCGTGGAAAATGTATGTCGGACAAAATCACAAAACTAATTGGTAATAAATTTAATGTAGACATTGGATCTGAATATGGTATTTCGGGAAGACAAAAAATTTCTACACAGTTTACTATTGATAAATTTGGTAATGTTAGCGATATTAAGATTAGAGGACCACATCCTGCTCTGGAAAAAGAAGCGAATCGGGTTATAAATAAAATTCCTAAAATGGAACCAGGCTTACAACGACAAGTTCCTGTAGGTGTTATTTATACCTTACCTATAATTTTTGATGCTAGAAATTAG
- a CDS encoding gliding motility protein RemB → MKRIVLFAILLTTSFGYTQTLLSYEKSPVFKACDSVAVEQMKSCFNFTLNTFIYENFKVPQIVTDESYVGDVQVLFEVNKEGEFKAIYTDAIYEELKEESKRVFDSLPKIQPATYNGNPTFVQYSISIAIPLVEPVEKTELPTDEVQLTEKDSLNATLSNEFDDIAKGLKAYEKLEYDSELNIPFTHAYYAHFDDEMNAIGANSHTAAKPFVYSDVARYYDIKGEKESLAKETDSWLGRKVFNEHLVEVQGKDYWFTVDPILDLQVGKDTEAEFSSTWNNTRGINIQAGLGKRFNLTASVYESQGRFADYYNQYAESLKAFGPDPAIIPGRGIGKRFKENSYDYPVAEAYMSYTPADFLNIQFGHGKNFIGDGYRSLLQSDVSSPYPYLKLNATFWKIKYTSTWMWLKDVRPEVVVDDAFLTKYMANHYLSWNVSKRLNIGFFESVIWSDTNGRGFDINYLNPIVFFRAIEFQTGQGAGNAILGLSSKYKWNNKVNIYGQFILDEFSLSDVKAGEKSWKNKFGYQLGAKYFNAFEVDNLLLQAEYNRVRPYTYSHNTQILNYANFNEPMAHLWGANFKELVLIGRYNYKRWFADAKFIIGQRGFDYNTDEDNFSYGGDIYRDYNDRNADTGITIGQGNKTNSFMTEIQAGYLLNPATNLKLFTNIIYRDFNPDAITASTTDSNTFWFSIGVRTDLFNWYNDF, encoded by the coding sequence ATGAAGCGCATTGTGCTATTTGCTATTCTGTTAACGACCAGCTTTGGTTATACACAAACCTTATTGTCTTACGAGAAATCACCTGTTTTTAAGGCATGTGATTCCGTTGCTGTAGAGCAAATGAAATCGTGTTTCAATTTTACGCTAAATACGTTTATTTACGAAAATTTTAAAGTACCTCAAATAGTTACAGACGAGTCTTACGTAGGTGACGTTCAAGTATTGTTTGAAGTTAACAAAGAAGGTGAATTCAAGGCCATCTATACAGATGCGATTTATGAAGAATTAAAAGAAGAAAGCAAACGTGTTTTTGATTCACTTCCAAAAATACAACCTGCTACCTATAATGGTAACCCTACATTTGTTCAATATAGCATTAGTATTGCTATACCTTTAGTAGAACCTGTTGAAAAGACTGAGCTACCAACTGATGAGGTTCAACTCACCGAAAAGGACAGTTTAAATGCGACCTTGTCTAATGAGTTTGATGATATCGCTAAAGGTTTAAAAGCTTACGAAAAATTAGAATATGATAGTGAGCTAAACATACCATTTACACATGCCTATTATGCACATTTTGATGACGAGATGAATGCCATTGGCGCTAATAGTCATACAGCAGCTAAACCTTTTGTATATAGTGATGTGGCAAGGTATTATGATATTAAAGGGGAAAAAGAAAGCCTAGCAAAGGAAACCGACTCTTGGTTGGGTAGAAAAGTTTTTAACGAACATTTGGTAGAAGTCCAAGGCAAAGATTATTGGTTTACCGTAGATCCTATTTTAGATTTACAAGTGGGTAAAGATACAGAAGCTGAATTTAGTTCTACATGGAATAATACACGAGGGATTAATATACAAGCTGGTTTAGGGAAACGTTTTAATCTAACGGCATCTGTTTATGAGAGTCAAGGTCGTTTTGCTGATTATTATAATCAATATGCAGAAAGCTTGAAAGCTTTTGGTCCAGATCCTGCTATTATTCCAGGTCGAGGAATAGGAAAACGTTTCAAAGAGAATTCGTATGATTATCCAGTAGCAGAAGCCTATATGTCCTATACTCCAGCCGATTTTTTAAATATCCAATTTGGACATGGGAAAAATTTTATAGGTGATGGTTACCGTTCCTTATTACAAAGTGATGTGTCAAGCCCCTATCCATATTTAAAGTTGAATGCGACCTTCTGGAAAATAAAATACACCAGTACGTGGATGTGGTTAAAAGATGTGAGACCTGAAGTTGTAGTGGATGATGCTTTTTTAACTAAATATATGGCCAATCATTATTTAAGTTGGAATGTCTCAAAACGCTTAAATATTGGCTTCTTTGAATCTGTAATTTGGTCAGATACCAATGGAAGAGGTTTTGATATTAATTATTTAAATCCAATTGTATTTTTCAGAGCTATAGAGTTTCAAACAGGGCAAGGTGCCGGAAATGCTATTCTTGGTCTATCTTCTAAATACAAGTGGAATAATAAAGTGAATATTTACGGCCAATTTATATTAGATGAGTTTTCATTAAGTGATGTTAAAGCAGGAGAAAAGAGTTGGAAAAATAAATTCGGTTATCAGTTAGGGGCGAAGTATTTTAATGCCTTTGAGGTTGATAATTTATTGCTACAAGCAGAGTATAACAGAGTGAGACCTTATACCTATTCACATAATACGCAAATTCTTAATTATGCTAATTTTAATGAGCCAATGGCACACCTTTGGGGAGCTAATTTTAAAGAATTGGTGTTAATTGGGCGTTACAATTATAAGCGTTGGTTTGCCGATGCAAAATTTATTATTGGTCAACGTGGCTTTGATTACAATACCGATGAGGATAACTTTTCTTATGGAGGCGATATTTATAGAGATTATAATGATCGTAATGCCGATACAGGTATTACCATTGGACAAGGGAATAAAACCAATAGTTTTATGACCGAAATACAAGCGGGTTATCTTTTAAATCCTGCGACCAATTTAAAACTATTTACTAATATTATTTATAGAGATTTTAATCCAGATGCGATAACAGCGTCTACTACGGATTCTAATACGTTTTGGTTTAGTATTGGTGTACGTACAGATTTATTTAACTGGTATAACGATTTTTAG
- a CDS encoding PLDc N-terminal domain-containing protein has product MKNKKFIHSSFIGSLLFSIIGSILKLNYHSSFANSFLFIGVILTLIFLILGVIEINKSTRLSKHQKTLWTIGLIAFFNIGSIIYYFIGRKRV; this is encoded by the coding sequence ATGAAAAATAAAAAATTTATCCACTCAAGCTTTATAGGCTCTTTATTATTTTCAATAATTGGTAGCATTCTAAAATTGAATTACCATTCGAGTTTTGCTAATTCTTTTTTATTTATCGGTGTTATTTTAACTTTGATTTTTTTAATCCTTGGAGTTATTGAAATAAATAAATCAACAAGATTAAGCAAACATCAAAAAACATTATGGACAATAGGTTTAATTGCCTTTTTTAATATTGGCTCGATAATCTATTATTTTATAGGTAGAAAACGAGTATAA
- a CDS encoding helix-turn-helix domain-containing protein produces MNEIGIKIKEARKMKGLSQEELADLAKINLRTIQRIETNQNEPRGKTLNLICKVLEINTEDILDYGKQIDKNYLIYFHLSVLTFLFIPIGNIILPLILWLTKKDKIIGLENMGANLLNFQIIWTFVTSIIVIGYALTKIMHYKTFSFLGYIFIGLYLLNIIIPIISVIEIRNNNFHKSYPKLIQIIK; encoded by the coding sequence ATGAATGAAATTGGTATAAAAATCAAAGAAGCGAGAAAGATGAAAGGTCTTTCCCAAGAAGAGTTAGCGGATTTAGCAAAAATTAACCTGAGAACTATTCAAAGAATAGAAACTAACCAAAATGAACCTCGTGGAAAAACACTTAACTTAATTTGTAAAGTATTAGAAATAAATACTGAGGATATACTTGATTATGGTAAACAAATCGATAAAAATTATTTAATATATTTTCATCTTTCAGTTCTCACATTTTTATTTATTCCGATAGGTAACATTATATTACCATTAATTTTATGGTTAACCAAAAAGGATAAAATTATTGGATTAGAAAATATGGGTGCGAACCTTTTAAATTTTCAAATTATTTGGACGTTTGTGACATCGATAATCGTTATTGGATACGCATTAACAAAAATAATGCATTATAAAACATTTAGTTTCTTAGGATATATTTTTATAGGATTATACCTTTTAAACATCATAATACCAATCATATCTGTAATCGAAATAAGAAATAACAACTTTCATAAGTCTTATCCTAAATTAATTCAAATCATTAAATAA
- the cyoE gene encoding heme o synthase, whose translation MSYSKSSVSTASVITDFKEITKMGLSLSVVFSSIAGYLLGAETISLTTLVLLAFGGYFMVGASNAYNQIIERDLDALMDRTKNRPIPAARMSVNTAFIIATTFTILGIITLYIINPKTAMYAAISIFLYTSVYTPLKTKTSLSVFVGALPGAIPFMLGWVAARNSFGIEAGTLFAIQFFWQFPHFWSIGWFLHEDYKKGGFHMLPTGNPDKGTAVQIIMYSVWTIIVSIIPVLGFTGDLKLSIVGAILVLILGLVMLVYAVRLFKERSIKAAKQLMLSSVFYITLLQIIYVVDKFLR comes from the coding sequence TTGAGTTATTCAAAATCTTCGGTATCAACAGCTTCTGTGATAACAGATTTTAAGGAAATTACCAAAATGGGATTATCCTTAAGTGTGGTGTTTTCTTCTATTGCTGGTTATCTTCTTGGTGCAGAAACGATAAGTTTAACAACACTAGTATTATTGGCTTTTGGTGGCTATTTTATGGTTGGTGCATCTAATGCTTATAACCAAATCATTGAGCGCGACTTAGATGCGCTAATGGACAGAACAAAAAATAGACCAATTCCTGCAGCTCGCATGTCGGTGAATACTGCGTTTATTATAGCCACCACATTTACAATTTTAGGAATAATCACCTTGTATATTATTAACCCTAAAACGGCAATGTATGCGGCGATTTCCATTTTTTTATATACCAGTGTTTATACTCCTTTAAAAACTAAAACATCTTTATCTGTGTTTGTTGGTGCGTTGCCAGGTGCTATACCGTTTATGCTAGGCTGGGTTGCGGCTCGAAATAGTTTTGGTATTGAGGCAGGAACATTATTTGCCATTCAGTTTTTTTGGCAATTTCCGCATTTTTGGTCTATAGGTTGGTTTTTACACGAGGACTATAAAAAAGGGGGATTTCACATGTTGCCCACCGGAAATCCGGATAAAGGAACGGCTGTACAAATTATAATGTATAGTGTGTGGACGATAATTGTCTCTATAATTCCGGTATTAGGATTTACAGGCGATTTAAAATTATCCATTGTAGGGGCTATTTTAGTTTTGATACTTGGTTTAGTTATGTTAGTATATGCCGTGAGGTTATTTAAAGAGCGTTCTATAAAGGCGGCAAAACAACTCATGCTTTCTAGTGTGTTTTATATTACGTTATTACAAATTATATATGTTGTAGATAAATTTTTAAGATAA
- a CDS encoding cytochrome c oxidase subunit 3: MDLTQGTQQVKNSRAKKMMLWFGIGGLIMSFAGLISAFIVSSKQRMNVDWLVDFQLPSAFFTSLVLILLSSLTFMLGKRALQQNKMQMVTVWLLATLGLGIGFVYSQFVGFGQIIIDGYNFTGPTSNITMSYIYVIAVLHITHVIAGLVCLIVVIYNHFKQKYNSNNMLGFELAANFWHFVDMLWLVLFLFLYFFRYII; encoded by the coding sequence ATGGATTTAACACAAGGAACACAGCAAGTTAAAAATTCACGGGCTAAAAAGATGATGCTTTGGTTTGGTATTGGTGGGCTAATTATGTCCTTCGCAGGATTAATCAGTGCTTTTATTGTAAGTAGTAAACAACGTATGAATGTGGATTGGTTGGTAGATTTTCAATTACCAAGTGCATTTTTTACAAGTTTAGTCCTTATTTTGTTAAGTAGTTTGACTTTTATGCTAGGGAAGCGAGCCTTACAACAAAACAAAATGCAAATGGTAACTGTCTGGTTATTAGCAACTCTAGGCTTGGGTATTGGCTTTGTTTACAGTCAGTTTGTAGGTTTTGGTCAAATAATAATAGACGGTTATAATTTTACAGGACCCACAAGTAATATTACAATGTCTTACATATATGTTATAGCCGTATTGCACATAACGCACGTTATTGCTGGCTTGGTATGTTTGATTGTTGTAATTTATAATCATTTTAAACAAAAGTATAACTCCAACAATATGTTGGGTTTTGAACTAGCAGCCAATTTTTGGCATTTCGTAGATATGCTTTGGCTTGTGCTCTTTTTGTTTTTATATTTTTTTAGATATATAATTTGA
- a CDS encoding cytochrome c oxidase subunit 3: MDSTVASTGTEEKTWGGGNNPLRASYGKLMMWFFIVSDALTFSAFLAAYGFSRFKFVNEWPIADEVFTHVPFLHGQELPMIYVAFMTFVLIMSSVTMVLAVDAGHHMNKAKVTIYMFLTIIGGAIFVGSQAWEWATFIQGDYGAVQTKGGNILQFGEYVTVDGVEKFKRVSIEDLAIAQESDRVDHERKNGLWFEDEGTLPLFSVAEIYAGLEANENVRVRNQMLDGNGHKTVLSRAESLKQIKENGKLVVKGANLEVNEYGTTLFADFFFFITGFHGFHVLSGVVINIIIFFNVVLGTYERRGSYEMVEKVGLYWHFVDLVWVFVFTFFYLV, encoded by the coding sequence ATGGATTCTACAGTAGCTAGTACTGGTACAGAAGAAAAAACTTGGGGTGGAGGTAATAATCCTCTTAGAGCAAGTTACGGAAAATTGATGATGTGGTTTTTCATTGTATCTGATGCATTAACATTTTCAGCTTTCTTGGCCGCTTATGGTTTTTCAAGATTTAAGTTTGTAAACGAATGGCCTATTGCGGACGAAGTGTTTACACACGTACCGTTTTTACATGGTCAGGAGTTGCCAATGATTTACGTGGCATTTATGACGTTTGTACTTATTATGTCGTCAGTAACAATGGTATTAGCAGTAGATGCTGGCCATCACATGAATAAGGCCAAAGTAACCATATATATGTTCTTAACCATTATTGGTGGAGCTATATTTGTTGGGTCTCAAGCTTGGGAATGGGCAACATTTATTCAAGGAGATTATGGTGCTGTTCAAACTAAAGGTGGAAACATTTTACAGTTTGGTGAGTATGTTACCGTTGATGGTGTAGAGAAATTTAAACGCGTATCTATTGAAGATTTAGCTATAGCGCAGGAAAGTGATCGTGTAGATCATGAGCGTAAAAATGGTCTTTGGTTTGAAGATGAAGGGACATTACCACTATTTTCAGTAGCTGAAATATATGCTGGTTTAGAGGCTAACGAAAATGTTCGTGTTAGAAATCAGATGTTAGATGGAAATGGTCATAAAACTGTATTGTCTAGAGCAGAATCTTTAAAGCAAATTAAAGAGAATGGTAAACTGGTTGTAAAAGGTGCTAACCTTGAAGTGAATGAATACGGTACGACATTGTTTGCCGATTTCTTTTTCTTCATTACTGGTTTTCACGGTTTCCACGTTTTGTCTGGAGTTGTGATTAATATTATCATATTTTTTAATGTTGTCCTTGGCACTTACGAACGTCGAGGAAGTTATGAAATGGTAGAGAAAGTTGGTCTATATTGGCACTTTGTCGATTTAGTGTGGGTATTTGTATTCACCTTCTTCTACTTAGTATAA
- a CDS encoding cytochrome C oxidase subunit IV family protein: protein MAHEHKLEIFRGRWKFKSNTEKIWGVLAFLTFITVIEVVLGIYKPDVFMHTFMDPIEGGGFFSTLGNIILSPIVYMKPLNLIFIVLTIIKAYYIAWDFMHLRDETGSMRKMVVWTGVFLICYLMFILLQEGGYVFNVYNGKDALIKHNF, encoded by the coding sequence ATGGCACACGAACATAAATTAGAAATATTTAGAGGACGTTGGAAATTTAAATCCAATACTGAAAAGATTTGGGGAGTTCTAGCTTTCTTAACGTTTATAACAGTTATAGAAGTTGTTTTAGGTATCTATAAACCAGATGTGTTTATGCATACTTTTATGGATCCGATTGAAGGAGGAGGATTCTTTTCAACTTTAGGTAATATTATATTGTCACCAATAGTTTACATGAAGCCTTTAAACCTCATTTTTATTGTATTGACCATTATAAAGGCTTATTATATTGCATGGGATTTTATGCACTTAAGAGATGAAACTGGTAGTATGAGAAAAATGGTGGTATGGACTGGTGTTTTTCTAATATGCTATTTGATGTTTATCTTACTTCAAGAAGGTGGCTACGTTTTTAATGTATACAACGGAAAAGATGCTTTAATTAAGCATAATTTTTAA
- a CDS encoding SCO family protein, which translates to MSKKTNYSYVGITFIILVFGIIFIPKIIDRVSDGDIIRDESRSEGVSKITSGNSQKSDLSYLEINGEPKKVPAFSFTNQDGETISNEDYMGKVYVVEFFFTTCPTICPIMNRNLVEVQNQFNGLENFGVASFTISPEIDTPEVLKAYAEKYGITNPNWHLMTGDETAIYKLANEGFNLYTAKDDSAEGGFEHSGNFALIDKEGFIRSRTDDFGNPKIFYNGLIPEADGVDDEGMSQEITILKEDIAKLLKE; encoded by the coding sequence ATGAGTAAGAAAACAAATTATTCGTATGTTGGAATTACATTTATAATTCTAGTGTTTGGGATTATATTCATTCCAAAAATTATAGATCGGGTAAGTGATGGTGATATCATAAGAGATGAGAGCCGAAGTGAAGGTGTTTCTAAGATTACTTCAGGAAATTCACAGAAAAGTGATTTGAGCTATTTAGAAATTAATGGTGAGCCTAAAAAAGTTCCAGCATTTAGTTTTACAAATCAGGATGGTGAAACTATTTCAAATGAGGATTATATGGGCAAAGTTTATGTTGTAGAGTTTTTCTTTACGACATGCCCAACGATTTGTCCCATAATGAATAGAAATTTAGTAGAGGTTCAAAATCAATTTAATGGTTTGGAGAATTTTGGAGTTGCCTCATTCACCATTTCTCCAGAGATTGATACACCAGAAGTTTTAAAAGCTTATGCAGAGAAGTATGGGATTACAAATCCTAATTGGCACTTAATGACAGGAGATGAAACAGCCATCTACAAACTAGCAAATGAAGGCTTTAATTTATATACCGCTAAAGATGATAGTGCTGAAGGTGGTTTTGAGCATTCCGGGAATTTTGCATTAATAGACAAAGAAGGCTTTATTAGATCTAGAACTGATGATTTTGGAAATCCAAAGATTTTTTATAACGGATTAATCCCAGAGGCTGATGGTGTTGATGATGAAGGTATGTCTCAAGAAATCACCATACTAAAAGAGGATATTGCTAAACTTTTAAAGGAGTAA